One Paenibacillus sp. SYP-B4298 genomic window, AGCAGACTCTGCAGCAGATCACGCTTATCGAATTCACTCATATTGGTGTCGATCTTCTCATGAATGCTGACCAGATTATTGTAAGCCATCTGAATGACGTTAATCTGCCCAGAGTATTTATGCATCCCGTCTTCAGCGATGAACTGCTCGTCCAGTGCCTGGAAGTCCTGCGCTAGATTATCCAGCTTCTTGGGAATCGCCTCAAGCGTCTGTTGTATGTAGGTTTCGCGGGAGTTGTCCGATTCGGGGCCGGAACCCGTGCCGTGAATCAGAGACACCATATACAGCATCGTCTGGAGCATGCTGTTGCTAATCTCGCGATAGCTGCCCTCCCGCTCCGCCAGCAGGTTGGTTACCTCAATATCGTCTGAAACCACCCGATTGAGCGTAGTGATGGTGATGCCGGATGCGATGTTGACCACGGTGATGATGCTCACGACGACAATCAATTGTTTGACGATGCCGCCACTGAACATGAGGGAAACGCGGGGAAGCTTGAACTTGCTGAATGTTGCGGTGTTAACTTTCATTTTCTCCACTCCTTCGATGAACCCCGAGGAAAGGACAGACATGCAAAAAAGCCACCCGGAAAAGGATAGCTATGCGTCAATCTCGCACTCGGCAGCCTGGCGACCGTAGCAGCATTCCCCTTAGGCCCATGGCTTTGCGTACATGCCTTTCGGCATGCTTGCCCTTTTCAGTTCAAGATATGTTCTCTATATGCCCAACGGTAACGGTACGTCGACCTGAGCCTGTCCGCTCCTGTCTCTGCTGACCCCGTCTCCTTGTCGTTCTGGCTGAATGCCTGGTTATTGCGAACGATCCAGGTAGCACCTAGTCAGCAATACATAGATTATACGAGAGTGTGCAAATTTTGTAAATAGATGTCGGATCATGGCAGGTTCTCGCGCTTGTCATCAGCGGCCCAACATGAAAAAACAGACGGAGCCGGATGGTTTCCGGCACCAGTCTGTTCTTCGGTCATTTCGGGAGGCGGCTTCCGGCCGCGCAGCTTATCGGGAAGCGGACAGCAGCTCGCCCGCTTCGTTCTTCCAGCGCTCGACATAGCTGCCGGTGGCCCACTGCATCATGATGATTGACTCGGCATCCTTGAGCTTCAGGGTAAGCGCCGGCTTATCGGCAAGCGCCGAGCCATTGAGATAGAAGGCGACCGTATCGTTGGTTACGACAGCCACGGTCTCACCTGCGGGGGAGGAATAAGCATCGGTTGCCTTGGGCACACGTTCCCAGATTTCCTCCCACGGGGCGCTCAGTCGGTCGAAGGATGCGACCTTCTCTGGCGGAGCGGCAGACAGCTCCCGCAGTTGCATTTCATTCGTTCCCTCGACTAGAGCTTGTGCTGTCCAGCGTCCCGGCTTCCGCACCAGCGTCCACTGGCGGGGGCTGAGACCTATGATCCGGTCCGCGGAGAAGAAGTCGGTCAGCGGAATATTCAGCTCGGAGGCTGCCGCGAAGGCCAGCGTGCGGTTTACTGCGAGCTGTTCGATATTTTTGATCCAGACGTAGGAGCGCACACCGGCTGCTCCAGATCGGCTCTCCACCTGCTGCTCTACAGCCACATACCGGTTGCCCGCAAATGAGAGTCTCTCCATTGTGAGCGTGTCCTGCTGTGCGATATTGGAGGTCAGCTTGCTCTTGACATCGCCCGGACTCTGCTCCAGGCGCTTCGAATCAGAGGACTGCTTACCTGCCGGGGCAGCGGATAGAATCTGAACCTCCTTGCCGCCATGCGACTTCTTCTCGGTGTCAATCTCCCAGAAGCCCATCTTGTACGGCATCAATATTCCCTCACTGCTGGAGATTTCCTTCAGCTCCCCGTTGTCAGGCGCAACGAGCACGGTGCGGTACTCGCTATACGGGTAATGATCGCTATCTCCAGTGTGGTCAGACCGCAGGCCGATCAGCAGCGCTGACTTGAAGACCGGCTGCTGGTCAGGCACGCTGCCATCAGGGGTGACTCGCGCAGCGTTCCCCAGCTTCGGCTGCTCCGCCAGGGGGGCGCCCGGTTGGCCAGACCCAGCGTCAGGCAGCCCATTCGTCAGTACCAGGAGCAACACGAGCGCTGCAGCGGCAACTCCGCCCAGAAGCGGTGCGCGCAGCCAGGTGCGCGATCGCCGCGGCTGCTGCTCCTCCAGTTCGCTGACGCGTCGCAATATGGTTTCCTGTAGAGCCTTATCAAAACCACGATGCTTCAAAGGAGGGGCTTCAAGCGGTTTAAGCTTATCTTTATCGCTCGGATGCATGATGGTGTCGCTCCTTTATTTGGGATAGTTTCGTGCGTGCATGATGTAATCTGGACTTGACCGTGCCCTCGCTGACCTGAAGCACCTCGGCAATCTCCTTGAGAGACAGTTGGTTGTGCGCATACAGGATCATGGCCTCGCGGTTTTTGGGCGGAAGCTGAAGCACCATATCCCACATCTCGCTGGTGGCCTCGGTCTGCAGCGCTTCCTGCTCGGCGGACAATCCGGTCTTCGAATCGCTTGCGAAGTAATCCACGAGCGTAATTCTGCGGAAGTAGGCAGAGCGCTTATAGTCCAGCACCGTATTGCGGGTAATCGTAAGCAGCCATGTTTTGATGGAGGCCTCGCTGCGGAAGGTGAAGAGGTTTTTGAATACCTTGATAAATACCTCCTGTGTAATATCGTCGGCAACCTCCCATTTGCGGGTCATGCTGTAGGCGTAGTTCCAGACATCCTTGCCGTAGGCAGTCATCAGCTCGTTAAGAATCTCGGTTTTATCTTCACTATCGTTCAGCGCTTTTAAGTAATCAAATTGGGTATCGGAACTCAACACGGCCACCTCTATCTATAGACGATGTATTCGTCTTCTCGGTTCAATTATGAAGAATGAAATGGAGCGTACCTCTGGCAATGCCGCTTGCCCCTGTACTGATTATAGGCTAACAGGCAGCAAATTCAAAATAAGGAAGGAGGCGTTCCATCCATCTTCGAGAGGAGCCAAGCTACTGAAGCATGAAGCGGTATACCTCCATGGCGCGCGCCCGAGATGCCTTCAAGTCAACGATTGCATCGGGCCTGGGAAGATGAATCTCACTGTCAGACAAGTGGCCAAGCTCCGGCAGCCAGCGGCGGATGTAGTGGCCATGTG contains:
- a CDS encoding RNA polymerase sigma factor, encoding MSSDTQFDYLKALNDSEDKTEILNELMTAYGKDVWNYAYSMTRKWEVADDITQEVFIKVFKNLFTFRSEASIKTWLLTITRNTVLDYKRSAYFRRITLVDYFASDSKTGLSAEQEALQTEATSEMWDMVLQLPPKNREAMILYAHNQLSLKEIAEVLQVSEGTVKSRLHHARTKLSQIKERHHHASER